One stretch of Amycolatopsis sp. NBC_00345 DNA includes these proteins:
- the whiA gene encoding DNA-binding protein WhiA translates to MAMTAAVKDELSRLEITKMGPRRAEVASLLRFAGGLHIVAGRVVVEAELDTGSVARRLRREIHELYGHHSDVHVITASGGLRKGTRYVVRVVKDGEGLARQTGLIDQRGRPVRGLPAAVVSGGVADAEAAWRGAFLAHGSLTEPGRSSSLEVTCPGPEAALALVGAARRMGIQAKSREVRGADRVVVRDGDAIGALLTRLGAHTSVLQWEERRMRREVRATANRLANFDDANLRRSARAAVAAAARVERALEILGDTAPDHLLAAGKLRLSNRQASLEELGQLSDPQMTKDAVAGRIRRLLAMADKRAKDLSIPDTESAVTPEMLEDEEA, encoded by the coding sequence ATGGCGATGACCGCCGCGGTGAAGGACGAGCTGAGCCGGCTCGAGATCACCAAGATGGGGCCGCGCCGGGCGGAGGTCGCGTCACTGCTCCGCTTCGCCGGGGGGCTGCACATCGTGGCCGGCCGGGTGGTCGTCGAGGCGGAGCTGGACACGGGCTCGGTGGCGCGAAGGCTGCGCCGGGAGATCCACGAGCTCTACGGGCACCATTCGGACGTGCACGTGATCACCGCGAGCGGCGGGCTGCGCAAGGGGACGCGGTACGTCGTGCGCGTGGTCAAGGACGGTGAGGGCCTGGCCCGCCAGACCGGGCTGATCGACCAGCGCGGGCGCCCGGTGCGGGGGCTGCCCGCCGCGGTCGTCTCCGGCGGGGTGGCCGACGCGGAGGCCGCGTGGCGCGGCGCGTTCCTGGCGCACGGCTCGCTGACCGAGCCGGGCCGCTCGTCCTCGCTGGAGGTCACCTGCCCCGGTCCGGAGGCGGCGCTGGCGCTCGTCGGCGCGGCACGGCGGATGGGCATCCAGGCGAAGTCGCGGGAGGTGCGCGGCGCGGACCGCGTGGTGGTCCGCGACGGCGACGCGATCGGCGCGCTGCTGACCCGCCTCGGCGCGCACACGAGCGTGCTGCAGTGGGAAGAACGGCGGATGCGCCGCGAGGTGCGCGCGACGGCGAACCGGCTGGCCAACTTCGACGACGCGAACCTGCGCCGCTCGGCCCGCGCGGCCGTCGCGGCGGCGGCCCGCGTGGAGCGCGCGCTGGAGATCCTCGGCGACACGGCCCCGGACCACCTGCTGGCGGCGGGCAAGCTGCGGCTGTCGAACCGGCAGGCGTCGCTGGAGGAGCTGGGCCAGCTGTCCGACCCGCAGATGACCAAGGACGCCGTGGCCGGCCGGATCCGCCGCCTGCTGGCGATGGCCGACAAGCGCGCCAAGGACCTGAGCATCCCGGACACGGAGTCGGCCGTCACCCCCGAGATGCTCGAGGACGAGGAAGCCTGA
- a CDS encoding glucosyl-3-phosphoglycerate synthase has product MRTSGTGERAQLQVSAEVGTWLNRRSGRAGDWTPEQLAAAKRGTSVSVVIPARDEEATVGAIVTAIREELMERHALVDEILVVDSRSTDATAEVASAAGADVVAQDSVLPELGGLAGKGEALWKGVAATTGDLVVFVDGDLYDFTTDYVTGLLGPLLTDPSVGYVKGFYHRPLTGAAGSEADGGGRVTELVARPLLNMFWPELSGFVQPLAGEYAGRREVLESIPFVANYGVEIGHLIDLLEARGLDALAQVDLGRRVHRHQSTHALGRMAGQIMLTLFDRLERYGRLVTAVPPATLLAQFQRGTSAEGVDRELVLTDLTCEQRPPLSSLPVALRPENQLQDTA; this is encoded by the coding sequence ATGCGCACGAGTGGCACAGGGGAGCGCGCGCAGCTGCAGGTTTCGGCGGAGGTCGGCACCTGGCTGAACCGGCGCAGTGGTCGGGCGGGCGACTGGACGCCTGAGCAGCTGGCCGCCGCCAAACGCGGCACCAGCGTCTCGGTGGTCATCCCCGCGCGTGACGAGGAGGCGACGGTCGGCGCGATCGTCACCGCCATCCGCGAGGAGCTGATGGAGCGGCACGCGCTCGTGGACGAGATCCTCGTGGTGGACAGCCGTTCCACGGACGCCACCGCGGAGGTCGCCTCGGCGGCCGGCGCGGACGTCGTGGCGCAGGACTCGGTGCTGCCCGAACTCGGCGGCCTGGCCGGCAAGGGCGAGGCGCTGTGGAAGGGCGTCGCCGCGACCACGGGCGACCTGGTCGTCTTCGTGGACGGCGACCTGTACGACTTCACCACCGACTACGTCACCGGCCTGCTCGGCCCGCTGCTGACGGACCCGTCGGTGGGCTACGTCAAGGGCTTCTACCACCGCCCGCTCACGGGCGCGGCGGGCAGCGAGGCCGACGGCGGCGGGCGGGTCACGGAACTCGTCGCGCGGCCGTTGCTGAACATGTTCTGGCCGGAGCTGTCGGGTTTCGTGCAGCCGCTCGCCGGCGAGTACGCGGGCCGGCGCGAGGTGCTGGAGAGCATCCCGTTCGTGGCGAACTACGGCGTCGAGATCGGCCACCTGATCGACCTGCTGGAGGCCCGCGGACTCGACGCGCTCGCCCAGGTGGACCTCGGCCGCCGGGTGCACCGGCACCAGAGCACCCACGCGCTGGGCCGGATGGCGGGCCAGATCATGCTGACGCTGTTCGACCGCCTGGAGCGCTACGGCCGGCTCGTCACGGCGGTCCCGCCGGCCACGCTGCTGGCCCAGTTCCAGCGCGGCACCTCCGCCGAGGGCGTCGACCGCGAACTGGTCCTGACCGACCTGACCTGCGAGCAGCGGCCGCCGCTGTCGAGCTTGCCGGTGGCGTTGCGGCCGGAGAATCAGTTGCAGGACACGGCGTAG
- a CDS encoding PPOX class F420-dependent oxidoreductase: MREMTRDEWWEFAGSGTRTGMLGLVRANGAPIVTPVWFLLDATPDGDEIVFTTGTDTLKGKAIRRDGRISLAVDDQRPPYSYVQFTAEARLTHDFDGMLEWATRLGERYMGAERAAEYGRRNAVPEESLVRAKITKVIARADIAG, from the coding sequence ATGCGCGAGATGACCAGGGACGAATGGTGGGAGTTCGCGGGTTCCGGCACCCGGACCGGCATGCTGGGGCTGGTCCGCGCGAACGGCGCCCCGATCGTGACGCCGGTGTGGTTCCTGCTGGACGCGACGCCCGATGGCGACGAAATCGTCTTCACCACGGGCACCGACACCCTCAAGGGCAAGGCCATCCGCCGCGACGGCCGGATCTCACTGGCCGTGGACGACCAGCGGCCGCCTTACTCGTACGTCCAGTTCACCGCCGAGGCGCGGCTGACCCACGATTTCGACGGCATGCTGGAGTGGGCGACGCGGCTGGGTGAGCGGTACATGGGCGCCGAGCGGGCCGCGGAGTACGGGCGGCGCAACGCGGTGCCGGAGGAGTCCCTCGTCCGGGCGAAGATCACGAAGGTGATCGCGCGGGCCGATATCGCCGGGTGA
- a CDS encoding type II toxin-antitoxin system Phd/YefM family antitoxin, which produces MSLHHEITQRDLRSRSGEIMDAVEHGSTFVVTRSGTPIGELVPLRRRQAVTRAQFAWGSEHAPIIDLERFRADVDADISEEASDPYER; this is translated from the coding sequence ATGAGCCTCCACCACGAGATCACTCAGCGGGACCTGCGCAGCAGGTCCGGCGAGATCATGGACGCCGTCGAACACGGCAGTACGTTCGTGGTCACCCGGAGTGGGACACCGATCGGCGAGCTGGTTCCGCTGCGCCGTCGCCAGGCGGTCACCCGCGCGCAGTTCGCATGGGGGTCCGAGCATGCTCCCATCATCGATCTGGAGCGCTTCCGGGCCGATGTGGACGCGGACATCAGCGAAGAGGCGTCTGACCCGTATGAGCGGTGA
- a CDS encoding type II toxin-antitoxin system VapC family toxin, whose product MSGEVHGLLDTNILILRHSIEHSRLPDVVSISAITLAELSAGPQHTGDPEERARRVAVLQQAESEFDPLPFTTEAARVYGRVVAAVLAVGRTPRRRFADLMIASTAIAWGLPLYTTNPQDFAGLDSLLQVVPVPRPSN is encoded by the coding sequence ATGAGCGGTGAAGTCCATGGGCTGCTGGACACGAATATCCTGATCCTGCGCCACAGTATTGAGCACAGCCGGCTGCCGGACGTGGTGTCGATCAGCGCGATCACCCTCGCCGAGCTCTCCGCTGGGCCTCAGCACACCGGCGACCCGGAGGAACGTGCGCGCCGCGTGGCCGTCCTGCAACAGGCCGAGTCCGAGTTCGATCCGTTGCCCTTCACCACCGAGGCTGCGCGGGTGTACGGCAGGGTGGTGGCGGCCGTCCTGGCAGTGGGACGGACACCGCGGAGACGCTTTGCCGACCTGATGATCGCCAGCACGGCCATCGCATGGGGACTTCCGTTGTACACCACGAATCCCCAGGACTTCGCCGGGCTGGACTCGCTGCTCCAGGTGGTTCCCGTCCCTCGGCCGTCCAACTGA